One genomic region from Augochlora pura isolate Apur16 chromosome 7, APUR_v2.2.1, whole genome shotgun sequence encodes:
- the Tsr1 gene encoding tsr1 ribosome assembly factor, with protein sequence MPMVKQEAHRPGAFKQTNKAHKTGRHRSKGSISNDVKGKVNVKVLPKRMCNNLGKEARRHQLLQIRKKKREDVLQQKRNLGGSYSAPILVCIIPLQQHVDLEATLCILTKADENAIVNTSPCGTVHISLPRFKQRFSIIVPRATNVFASMDAITAATHVLFVMSAQKSPTGRIIEEWGEQMLTSCISYGLTTSVVALTNFEDLPIKKRQDYKNRVQAAIQKWLPQEKIFQLDKTVDALNILKRLGSQKQRKVAFKNRRPHLLAEEMKFNCNKDSSELGTLMVSGYLRGIPLSVNGLIHIPGFGEFQMLQIDAPGDPYPLETKQRKRSDAMDEESSIRVLDRADPQKQESLEIENIPDPMNAEQTWPTEEEMAEAETSRKKKIVKKVPKGTSEYQAAWIPDEDGEEVETEYSDEESEDKMSVEEAKSQEGSDVEDEENEDEYETITISETVPDEQKYDQDMDMTEERAAIERLRMIKQNIEFPDEMDTPQDMLAKVRFQKYRGLESFRMSPWDPKENLPLDYARIFQFENFDRTRKRIYKESQEIEGAMPGWYITIHVANVRRDLFIAFGSMEDRPLVISGLLPNERKISLMNVVLKHAATSMQPVDSKERLIFQCGFRRFTACPILSQHTNGNKHKGERYFGRGMTVVASMYAPITYSPCPVLCYVERLNGVLELVATGNVLSVDPDRIVLKRVVLSGHPFKVHKRSAVVRFMFFHREDINWFKPIELKTKYGRRGHIKEPLGTHGHMKCVFNGQLKSQDTVQMHLYKRIFPKWTYHPLLLTRKPREEGNMEM encoded by the exons ATGCCGATGGTAAAACAAGAAGCGCATCGACCAGGTGCATTTAAACAAACGAATAAAGCACATAAAACTGGAAGACATCGTAGCAAAGGTTCAATAAGCAATGACGTTAAAG gaAAAGTTAACGTGAAGGTTTTGCCGAAACGTATGTGCAATAATCTCGGAAAAGAAGCTCGAAGACATCAGCTGTTGcaaattcgaaaaaaaaagagggaagATGTCCTACAACAGAAAAGGAATCTGGGGGGATCATATTCCGCACCAATACTTGTATGTATCATCCCATTGCAACAGCACGTAGATCTTGAGGCTACATTGTGTATATTGACGAAAGCAGATGAGAATGCAATTGTAAATACTAGTCCTTGCGGTACAGTGCATATAAG TTTACCCAGATTCAAACAACGATTTTCTATCATCGTTCCACGAGCCACAAATGTATTTGCATCAATGGATGCAATAACAGCAGCAACGCATGTACTCTTTGTTATGTCTGCCCAAAAAAGTCCAACAGGAAGGATAATTGAGGAATGGGGAGAACAAATGCTTACATCGTGCATTAGTTATGGTTTGACTACTTCGGTAGTTGCATTGACAAATTTTGAAGACCTTCCTATAAAA AAACGTCAAGACTATAAGAATCGTGTGCAGGCTGCAATTCAGAAATGGCTCCCAcaagaaaaaatttttcagcTGGATAAAACTGTTGATgccttgaatattttaaaacgacTTGGCTCTCAGAAACAAAGAAAGGTAGCCTTCAAAAACAGACGACCACATTTATTAGCTGAAGAAATGAAGTTTAACTGTAATAAG GACTCTAGTGAGTTAGGCACTCTCATGGTGTCAGGATATCTTAGAGGGATACCATTATCGGTTAATGGATTAATACATATACCTGGATTTGGAGAGTTTCAAATGTTACAAATCGATGCCCCTGGAGATCCATATCCATTGGAAACGAAACAGAGAAAACGTAGTGACGCGATGGATGAAGAATCATCTATCAGGGTTCTCGATCGTGCAGATCCGCAGAAACaa GAATCtctcgaaatagaaaatattcctGATCCCATGAACGCTGAGCAAACATGGCCAACAGAAGAGGAAATGGCTGAAGCAGAAACCTctagaaagaagaaaattgtgaagaaaGTACCAAAAGGGACGTCTGAATATCAGGCAGCTTGGATTCCTGACGAGGATGGAG AGGAAGTCGAGACTGAATATTCGGATGAAGAATCGGAAGACAAGATGTCTGTAGAGGAAGCAAAGTCTCAGGAAGGCAGCGACGtagaagatgaagaaaatgaGGATGAGTATGAGACAATTACTATCTCGGAAACTGTTCCAGACGAGCAAAAATATGATCAGGACATGGACATGACAGAAGAGAGAGCAGCTATAGAAAGACTAAGAA TGATAAAACAGAATATTGAATTCCCTGATGAAATGGACACGCCACAAGACATGTTGGCGAAAGTTCGATTCCAGAAGTATCGTGGATTGGAGTCATTCAGGATGAGTCCATGGGATCCAAAGGAGAATCTTCCTCTTGATTATGCTCGGATCTTTCAGTTTGAAAACTTTGACAGAACAAGGAAACGCATATACAAAGAATCACAGGAAATAGAAGGAGCTATG cCTGGCTGGTATATCACGATCCATGTTGCGAATGTTAGACGGGATCTTTTTATTGCCTTCGGTTCCATGGAAGATCGTCCATTGGTAATCTCTGGTTTATTACCCAACGAACGTAAGATATCTCTTATGAACGTGGTACTAAAACATGCAGCGACTAGTATGCAGCCAGTGGATTCTAAAGagcgattaatatttcaatgcgGATTTAGAAGATTTACAGCGTGTCCGATACTTAGCCAACACACGAATGGAAACAAACACAAG gGTGAGCGATACTTCGGTAGAGGGATGACTGTCGTGGCAAGCATGTATGCGCCAATTACTTACTCACCGTGTCCAGTTTTATGCTATGTCGAGAGATTGAACGGAGTGTTG GAACTGGTAGCAACTGGCAACGTGTTGTCTGTGGATCCAGACAGAATTGTCTTGAAGAGGGTTGTTCTTAGCGGTCACCCCTTTAAAGTGCATAAACGATCCGCTGTAGTAAGATTTATGTTCTTTCACCGGGAGGACATAAATTGGTTTAAGCCAATCGAACTGAAAACGAAATATGGCCGTAGGGGACACATCAAAGAACCATTag
- the LOC144473231 gene encoding 28S rRNA (cytosine(4447)-C(5))-methyltransferase, with the protein MGRKAKYDGTAVPTGPGRKAKKQGDPTFPKGVLVKEETTLSHRQRQRAKKRLLKKQNLKEQAKILQKKKKEKLENATNSMRDVSKRLKNMKQHQKTENTLNGKNIEDALKKPKKKKKSVKFVPTRNDDSNDEDNEMQMNDSDNKSEDEKIIHNGQQKSVKMKLLDNDTDDENGIAESDEELGSNGSDQSIETDEDENMVQDKDTDAEDDDLLPIEKANKRLKKKQAEERKMAEEEMNDMIAQQSDFTFPTEEELANTVNLKDIQQRIKDVVMILSDFKRLRDTNRSRLEYMELLKKDLCIYYSYNNFLMEKLMQIFPLDELLEFLEASEVQRPMTLRTNTLKTRRRDLAEALINRGVNLDPIGKWTKVGLVVYSSQVPMGATPEYLAGHYILQGASSFLPVMALDPKENERILDMCAAPGGKSSHIAALMKNTGVLFSNDANEERIKAVVGNFHRLGIVNSVICTYDGRKMPSVIKGFDRVLLDAPCTGTGVVSKDPSVKTNKDEVDVQRCCTLQRELLLSAIDCANARSESGGIIVYSTCSILPEENEWIIDYALKKRDVRLVPTGLEFGTEGFTSYRQHRFHPSLKLTKRFYPHVHNMDGFFVAKLKKFSNIVQKKKDTEEEESLD; encoded by the exons ATGGGACGGAAAGCAAAATATGACGGGACAGCTGTTCCGACTGGTCCTGGAAGGAAAGCGAAGAAACAGGGTGATCCAACATTTCCAAAAGGAGTTCTTG TCAAAGAAGAAACAACATTGAGTCACCGCCAGAGGCAACGTGCAAAAAAAAGACTATTGAAAAAGCAAAATCTGAAAGAACAGGCAAAGATATtgcagaagaaaaagaaagagaaacttgaaaatgcaacaaat AGTATGAGGGATGTATCCAAACGTCTAAAGAATATGAAGCAACATCAGAAGAcagaaaatacattaaatgGAAAG aatattgAAGATGCGTTGAAAAagccaaagaaaaaaaagaagtctGTTAAATTTGTACCAACTAGAAATGATGATTCCAATGATGAAGATAATGAAATGCAAATGAATGATAGTGATAATAAATCAGAGGATGAAAAAATCATACACAATGGACAGCAGAAAagtgtaaaaatgaaattattagacaATGATACAGATGATGAAAACGGTATCGCGGAAAGCGACGAAGAACTTGGCAGCAATGGATCTGATCAGAGTATAGAAACCGATGAGGATGAAAATATGGTTCAGGACAAAGATACGGATGCAGAAGATGATGATTTGCTGCCTATAGAAAAAGCGaataaaagattaaagaagaaacaagCAGAAGAACG aaaaatggcAGAAGAAGAAATGAACGATATGATAGCTCAGCAATCTGATTTTACCTTTCCAACCGAGGAAGAACTCGCAAATACTGTTAATCTTAAGGATATCCAACAGCGAATAAAGGACGTTGTTATGATCTTGTCAGACTTCAAAAGATTACGCGATACCAACAG GTCTCGTTTGGAATACATGGAATTACTTAAGAAGGACCTATGCATTTACTACAGCTACAACaactttttaatggaaaaactGATGCAGATATTCCCACTAGATGAACtactagaatttttagaaGCGAGCGAAGTTCAGAGGCCAATGACGTTACGAACGAATACGTTAAAGACACGTAGACGCGATTTAGCAGAA GCTTTGATAAATAGAGGAGTCAATCTAGACCCAATAGGGAAGTGGACCAAAGTTGGATTGGTAGTGTATTCTTCTCAAGTCCCAATGGGTGCAACGCCAGAATATCTGGCAGGTCATTACATCCTGCAGGGTGCATCTAGTTTTTTACCAGTTATGGCTTTGGATCCAAAGGAGAATGAAAGGATTCTGGACATGTGTGCTGCACCTGGTGGAAAGTCTTCGCACATAGCGGCGCTCATGAAAAACACAGGTGTACTCTTCTCGAACGACGCAAATGAGGAAAGAATAAAGGCTGTAGTTGGTAATTTCCATAGACTTGGCATTGTAAATTCCGTTATTTGTACCTATGACGGTCGTAAAATGCCATCG gtGATCAAAGGATTCGACAGAGTCCTTTTGGACGCACCATGTACTGGTACCGGTGTTGTTTCCAAAGACCCTAGCGTCAAGACCAACAAAGATGAAGTAGACGTACAACGTTGTTGCACTTTACAAAGAGAGTTACTTTTGTCAGCTATAGACTGTGCGAATGCTCGTTCAGAATCTGGCGGAATTATCGTTTACTCCACGTGTTCAATTCTGCCCGAGGAAAACGAGTGGATCATTGATTATGCTCTTAAGAAACGTGACGTTCGGCTAGTGCCCACTGGTTTAGAATTTGGAACCGAAGGTTTTACCAGCTACAGACAACACAGATTTCATCCCTCGCTAAAGTTGACGAAAAGATTTTATCCGCATGTGCATAATATGGACGGTTTCTTTGTTgcaaaattgaagaaattctcAAATATTGTTCAGAAAAAGAAGGATACGGAGGAAGAAGAATCACTCGATTAG
- the Ccz1 gene encoding vacuolar fusion protein CCZ1 isoform X2, producing MTSKTEATLEHFYIFNGTYAKKEGEEDKKILYYHPERDLDVQIKNIGLSEAIIKFAESFNPGQSCNYCHTHKTRQIYYQPEPNFWMVMIIGLPYVCKEKDGKTYIEYQYDEVNSSVCQAILKQAYVMFRLFMGSFETIINEPEYGSTTLLKHKLEHFYSRYLMSLKIHNSDILDVFQGLQFLPLDKATFLRVQCFMNLVEAMFSQVMYTAFLYNDQVVWSGLEPEDMQVVYNYLVGTLLQAHLEKELHGGSMPRNSPSPFTTSHYGKFVTGPSNINESNLIGKSPTVFINYSTKPISLYLVVYRALSATICLFVDSKTNLLIDFFKSLDSFLGPQLTTLVSSVAEQCAKHVVVTPESCTKYLYFNKLNLAYKSTIHLDIRRCTNILTTSEVLRVITDIYNDTNKLREAGEIVIKTVSGYWVVGKLSNLREFFVVIQQKSANLIEIEDEVKRLCDKQLKSIFFH from the exons ATGACATCGAAAACCGAAGCTACtttggaacatttttatatatttaatggaaCGTACGCCAAAAAAGAAGGGGAG GAAGATAAGAAGATACTTTACTATCATCCAGAAAGGGATTTGGatgttcaaattaaaaatatagggCTCAGCGAAGCAATAATTAAGTTTGCAGA ATCCTTCAATCCTGGACAGTCCTGTAATTATTGTCACACGCATAAAACTCGACAAATATATTACCAACCAGAGCCAAACTTTTGGATGGTAATG attattGGTCTGCCATATGTGTGCAAAGAAAAAGATGGAAAGACATACATAGAATATCAGTACGATGAAGTGAATAGCAGTGTTTGTCAAGCTATATTAAAACAAGCATATGTTATGTTTAGATTGTTCATGGGCTCTTTTGAGACAATCATTAATGAACCAGAATATGGCTCTActacattattaaaacataagCTAGAACACTTTTACTCTAGG TATCTCATGTCcttaaaaatacataacagCGACATTCTCGATGTATTCCAAGGTCTTCAATTTTTACCTCTTGATAAGGCAACGTTTTTACGGGTGCAATGTTTTATGAATCTCGTAGAAGCTATGTTTTCTCAAGTCATGTATACAGCATTTCTGTACAATGATCAAGTTGTTTG GAGTGGCCTAGAACCTGAAGATATGCAAGtggtttataattatttggtGGGAACACTTTTACAAGCTCATCTTGAAAAAGAATTGCATGGTGGTTCAATGCCCAGAAATTCTCCTTCGCCATTTACTACTTCACACTATGGAAA ATTCGTTACCGGCCCATCTAATATCaatgaatcaaatttgattggAAAGTCTCCAAcagtgtttataaattattccacaAAACCAATCTCTTTGTATTTAGTAGTTTATAGGGCATTGAGCGCAACGATATGTCTTTTCGTAGATA GTAAAACTAATTTGTTGatagatttctttaaaagtCTCGACAGTTTCCTTGGTCCACAATTAACTACACTTGTCAGCTCAGTTGCAGAACAATGTGCTAAACACGTAGTAGTCACACCAGAGTCTTGTACAAAGTAcctgtattttaataaactaaatttagcTTATAAAAGCACGATACATCTGGATATTAGACGATGTACTAACATACTTACAACATCTGAAGTATTGAGGGTTATCACTGATATATACAATGACACGAATAA ACTAAGAGAAGCTGGTGAAATTGTGATAAAAACCGTAAGCGGTTATTGGGTTGTAGGGAAGTTATCTAATTTGAGAGAATTCTTCGTAGTTATTCAGCAAAAGAGTGCAAACTTAATTGAGATAGAAG ATGAGGTAAAAAGACTGTGCGACAAACAActgaaaagtatattttttcattaa
- the Ccz1 gene encoding vacuolar fusion protein CCZ1 isoform X1: MTSKTEATLEHFYIFNGTYAKKEGEEDKKILYYHPERDLDVQIKNIGLSEAIIKFAESFNPGQSCNYCHTHKTRQIYYQPEPNFWMVMIIGLPYVCKEKDGKTYIEYQYDEVNSSVCQAILKQAYVMFRLFMGSFETIINEPEYGSTTLLKHKLEHFYSRYLMSLKIHNSDILDVFQGLQFLPLDKATFLRVQCFMNLVEAMFSQVMYTAFLYNDQVVWSGLEPEDMQVVYNYLVGTLLQAHLEKELHGGSMPRNSPSPFTTSHYGKFVTGPSNINESNLIGKSPTVFINYSTKPISLYLVVYRALSATICLFVDSKTNLLIDFFKSLDSFLGPQLTTLVSSVAEQCAKHVVVTPESCTKYLYFNKLNLAYKSTIHLDIRRCTNILTTSEVLRVITDIYNDTNKLREAGEIVIKTVSGYWVVGKLSNLREFFVVIQQKSANLIEIEGTYSIPYLFYQQVSALNNILSFSDEVKRLCDKQLKSIFFH, translated from the exons ATGACATCGAAAACCGAAGCTACtttggaacatttttatatatttaatggaaCGTACGCCAAAAAAGAAGGGGAG GAAGATAAGAAGATACTTTACTATCATCCAGAAAGGGATTTGGatgttcaaattaaaaatatagggCTCAGCGAAGCAATAATTAAGTTTGCAGA ATCCTTCAATCCTGGACAGTCCTGTAATTATTGTCACACGCATAAAACTCGACAAATATATTACCAACCAGAGCCAAACTTTTGGATGGTAATG attattGGTCTGCCATATGTGTGCAAAGAAAAAGATGGAAAGACATACATAGAATATCAGTACGATGAAGTGAATAGCAGTGTTTGTCAAGCTATATTAAAACAAGCATATGTTATGTTTAGATTGTTCATGGGCTCTTTTGAGACAATCATTAATGAACCAGAATATGGCTCTActacattattaaaacataagCTAGAACACTTTTACTCTAGG TATCTCATGTCcttaaaaatacataacagCGACATTCTCGATGTATTCCAAGGTCTTCAATTTTTACCTCTTGATAAGGCAACGTTTTTACGGGTGCAATGTTTTATGAATCTCGTAGAAGCTATGTTTTCTCAAGTCATGTATACAGCATTTCTGTACAATGATCAAGTTGTTTG GAGTGGCCTAGAACCTGAAGATATGCAAGtggtttataattatttggtGGGAACACTTTTACAAGCTCATCTTGAAAAAGAATTGCATGGTGGTTCAATGCCCAGAAATTCTCCTTCGCCATTTACTACTTCACACTATGGAAA ATTCGTTACCGGCCCATCTAATATCaatgaatcaaatttgattggAAAGTCTCCAAcagtgtttataaattattccacaAAACCAATCTCTTTGTATTTAGTAGTTTATAGGGCATTGAGCGCAACGATATGTCTTTTCGTAGATA GTAAAACTAATTTGTTGatagatttctttaaaagtCTCGACAGTTTCCTTGGTCCACAATTAACTACACTTGTCAGCTCAGTTGCAGAACAATGTGCTAAACACGTAGTAGTCACACCAGAGTCTTGTACAAAGTAcctgtattttaataaactaaatttagcTTATAAAAGCACGATACATCTGGATATTAGACGATGTACTAACATACTTACAACATCTGAAGTATTGAGGGTTATCACTGATATATACAATGACACGAATAA ACTAAGAGAAGCTGGTGAAATTGTGATAAAAACCGTAAGCGGTTATTGGGTTGTAGGGAAGTTATCTAATTTGAGAGAATTCTTCGTAGTTATTCAGCAAAAGAGTGCAAACTTAATTGAGATAGAAGGTACGTACTCAATACCCTACTTGTTTTACCAACAAGTATCGGCGCTTAATAACATTCTATCTTTTTCAGATGAGGTAAAAAGACTGTGCGACAAACAActgaaaagtatattttttcattaa
- the Der-2 gene encoding derlin 2, with product MAFQTFREEYMQMPVVTRAYTTACVITTLAVQLDLVSPFRLYFNPTLIIEQYQIWRLITTFLFFGNMGFNFFFNMVFTYRYCRMLEEGSFRRRTADFVMMFIFGGTSMIFFGFFVNLLFLGHAFTIMLVYVWSRRNPFVRLNFFGLLNFQAPYLPWVLLGFTVILGNTIWVDLVGMAVGHMYYFVEDVFPRLRGGFRVLKTPQILKTLFDAHPEDPDYTPPPEDRPERFNWGQEANVQ from the exons ATGGCCTTTCAAACATTTCGAGAAGAGTACATGCAAATGCCTGTGGTGACACGAGCTTATACAACAGCCTGTGTCATCACCACTCTTGCAGTG CAACTAGACTTGGTATCCCCGTTTCGACTATATTTTAATCCTACACtgataatagaacaatatcag ATATGGAGATTAATaacgacatttttattctttggGAATATGGGtttcaatttcttcttcaACATGGTTTTCACATACCGATATTGTCGGATGTTGGAGGAGGGTTCATTTCGTAGGAGAACAGCAGACTTTGTGATGATGTTCATATTCGGGGGCACATCTATGATT TTCTTTGGATTTTTTGTTAACTTATTGTTCCTGGGTCATGCGTTTACAATCATGTTGGTTTACGTGTGGTCGAGACGGAACCCATTCGTTAGGCTCAACTTTTTTGGACTGCTGAACTTTCAA GCTCCGTATTTGCCTTGGGTACTTCTCGGTTTCACTGTAATTCTTGGTAATACAATATGGGTAGATCTAGTTGGTATGGCAGTAGGACAcatgtattattttgtagaaGATGTATTTCCACGTTTAAGAGGAGGTTTCCGAGTTCTTAAAACTCCGCAAATACT TAAAACTTTGTTCGACGCACATCCAGAGGATCCAGACTATACCCCACCACCCGAAGACCGTCCCGAGAGATTTAATTGGGGACAAGAAGCCAATGTGCAGTGA
- the LOC144473234 gene encoding protein phosphatase PTC7 homolog, giving the protein MQSIYWTGRLLSRAIWNGISNYTACADPVSKRREASFISAVCGFPKDFSRGRIRKGQFGDDAWFSAKFKAVEVIGVADGVGGWRHYGIDPGEFSSFLMRTCERLVSMGRFTPSEPAGLLARSYYELLENKQPILGSSTACVIVLNKETSSIYAANIGDSGFVVVRKGEVVHRSSEQQHYFNTPFQLSLPPPGHSGLVLSDSPESADTSSFGVEDGDVILLATDGVFDNVPDQLLITEMRKVQGERDPTKIQGVANSIAWMARSLAFDGAFMSPFAQSARENGIDTIGGKPDDITVLLATVAI; this is encoded by the exons ATGCAGTCCATTTATTGGACCGGGAGGCTGCTGTCTCGGGCGATATGGAATGGTATATCAAATTATACAGCTTGCGCGGACCCTGTGAGCAAACGTCGCGAGGCATCATTTATATCAGCAGTATGTGGTTTTCCCAAAGACTTCTCGCGAGGACGTATACGCAAGGGCCAATTTGGTGATGATGCCTGGTTCAGTGCCAAATTCAAGGCTGTTGAAGTGATAG GCGTAGCAGATGGTGTAGGGGGGTGGAGACACTATGGAATCGATCCAGGAGAGTTTTCTAGCTTTTTAATGAGAACTTGTGAAAGACTAGTTTCTATGGGCAGGTTCACACCTTCCGAGCCAGCTGGTTTATTAGCACGTAGCTACtatgaattattagaaaataagcAACCCATATTAG GTAGCAGCACAGCATGCGTTATAGTCCTTAATAAAGAGACGAGCAGCATTTACGCGGCTAATATTGGCGATAGCGGTTTTGTAGTTGTAAGGAAAGGGGAAGTAGTTCATCGTTCTTCCGAACAGCAACACTACTTTAATACTCCATTTCAATTGTCTCTTCCACCTCCAGGACATTCTGGTCTCGTACTTAGCGACAG TCCGGAATCTGCAGATACATCGAGTTTTGGGGTCGAAGATGGTGATGTGATTCTGCTAGCAACTGATGGAGTCTTTGATAATGTGCCTGACCAACTGCTTATCACAGAAATGCGTAAAGTCCAAGGGGAAAGAGATCCTACCAAAATACAAGGAGTTGCCAATTCAATAGCCTGGATGGCTCGTAGCTTAGCTTTCGACGGCGCATTTATGTCTCCATTCGCCCAAAGTGCTAGAGAGAATGGAATTGACACTATAG GTGGTAAGCCAGATGACATTACAGTGCTTCTAGCAACAGtggcaatataa